One part of the Pseudomonas sp. MYb118 genome encodes these proteins:
- the ftsW gene encoding putative lipid II flippase FtsW yields the protein MMNIIKPYPSPIITGRGIDLDFPMLAGCLALLGLGLVMIASASTEVAAVQSGSALYYMIRHLIYVALGLGACIVTMMIPIATWQRLGWLMLIGAFGLLVMVIIPGIGREVNGSMRWIGFSFFNVQPSEIAKVFVVIYLAGYLVRRQKEVRESWMGFFKPFIVLLPMAGLLLMEPDFGATVVMMGAAAAMLFLGGVGLFRFSLMVVLAVAAVVLLIQVQPYRMARLTNFADPWADQFGAGYQLSQALIAFGRGEWLGVGLGNSVQKQFYLPEAHTDFVFSVLAEELGAVGSLCTVALFVFVCIRGMYIGYWAEKAKQFFAAYIAYGLSFLWIGQFLINIGVNVGLLPTKGLTLPFLSYGGSSLVICCACLGLLLRIEWESRTHLGSEEMEFHESDFAEEPNHGR from the coding sequence CTGATGAACATCATCAAGCCTTACCCATCGCCGATCATCACCGGCCGCGGGATCGACCTCGACTTCCCGATGCTCGCCGGATGCCTGGCGTTGCTCGGCCTGGGCCTGGTGATGATCGCCTCGGCGTCCACCGAAGTGGCGGCCGTGCAGTCGGGCAGTGCCCTGTATTACATGATCCGTCACCTGATCTACGTGGCGCTGGGCCTGGGTGCCTGCATCGTCACCATGATGATTCCGATCGCCACCTGGCAGCGCCTGGGCTGGCTGATGCTGATTGGCGCCTTCGGCCTGCTGGTGATGGTGATCATTCCGGGCATCGGTCGTGAAGTGAACGGCTCGATGCGCTGGATCGGTTTCAGTTTCTTCAACGTGCAGCCTTCCGAGATCGCCAAGGTGTTCGTGGTGATCTACCTCGCCGGTTACCTGGTGCGTCGCCAGAAAGAAGTGCGCGAAAGCTGGATGGGGTTCTTCAAGCCGTTCATCGTGCTGTTGCCGATGGCCGGCCTGCTGCTGATGGAGCCGGACTTCGGTGCCACCGTGGTGATGATGGGGGCGGCGGCGGCCATGCTGTTCCTGGGGGGCGTCGGGCTGTTCCGTTTCTCGCTGATGGTGGTCCTGGCCGTTGCGGCGGTGGTGTTGCTGATTCAGGTGCAGCCGTACCGGATGGCGCGTCTGACCAACTTCGCCGACCCGTGGGCCGACCAGTTCGGTGCCGGCTATCAACTGTCCCAGGCCCTGATCGCGTTCGGTCGCGGCGAATGGCTGGGGGTTGGCCTGGGCAACAGCGTGCAGAAACAGTTCTACCTGCCCGAAGCGCACACCGACTTCGTGTTCTCGGTACTGGCCGAAGAACTGGGCGCCGTGGGTTCCCTGTGCACCGTGGCGCTGTTCGTGTTCGTCTGTATTCGCGGCATGTACATCGGCTATTGGGCCGAGAAGGCCAAGCAGTTCTTTGCGGCCTACATCGCCTACGGCCTGTCGTTCCTGTGGATTGGTCAATTTCTGATCAATATCGGCGTGAACGTCGGCCTGCTGCCGACCAAGGGCCTGACCCTGCCGTTCCTCAGTTACGGCGGCAGTTCGCTGGTGATCTGCTGTGCCTGTCTTGGCCTGTTGCTGCGCATCGAGTGGGAGAGTCGAACCCATCTGGGCAGCGAAGAGATGGAATTCCATGAGAGCGACTTCGCCGAGGAGCCGAATCATGGGCGCTAA
- a CDS encoding D-alanine--D-alanine ligase produces the protein MTAAYANLVSTVAPKDFGRVAVLFGGKSAEREVSLKSGNAVLQALQSAGVDVFGLDVGDDLLQRLQSEKIDRAFIILHGRGGEDGSMQGLLECLGIPYTGSGILASALAMDKLRTKQVWHSLGIPTPRHAVLSSEADCISAATELGFPLIVKPAHEGSSIGMAKVTSSDALIDAWKAASTYDSQVLVEQWIQGPEFTIATLRGQVLPPIALGTTHSFYDYDAKYIANDTQYRIPCGLDSRKEQELMDLTAKACEALGIAGWGRADVMQDADGQFWFLEVNTAPGMTDHSLVPMAARAAGLDFQQLVLAILAASIADNEEPRG, from the coding sequence ATGACTGCTGCATACGCCAACCTCGTCTCCACCGTCGCGCCGAAGGACTTCGGCCGCGTCGCCGTGCTGTTCGGCGGCAAGAGTGCCGAGCGCGAGGTGTCCCTGAAGTCGGGCAATGCGGTTCTCCAGGCGCTGCAAAGCGCCGGTGTGGACGTGTTCGGCCTCGACGTCGGTGACGATCTTTTGCAGCGTCTGCAGAGCGAAAAAATCGACCGTGCCTTCATCATCCTCCACGGTCGTGGCGGTGAAGACGGCAGCATGCAGGGTTTGCTCGAATGCCTGGGCATTCCTTACACCGGCAGCGGCATCCTCGCGTCGGCGCTGGCCATGGACAAGCTGCGGACCAAGCAGGTCTGGCACAGCCTCGGCATCCCGACGCCACGTCACGCGGTACTGAGCAGTGAGGCCGATTGTATTTCGGCGGCGACGGAACTGGGCTTCCCTTTGATCGTCAAACCGGCCCATGAAGGTTCAAGTATCGGTATGGCCAAAGTGACTTCCAGCGACGCGTTGATCGACGCCTGGAAAGCGGCCAGTACCTACGACTCGCAAGTGTTGGTCGAGCAATGGATTCAAGGTCCTGAGTTCACCATCGCCACGCTGCGCGGCCAGGTGTTGCCACCGATTGCCCTGGGCACCACGCACAGCTTCTACGACTACGACGCCAAGTACATCGCCAACGATACCCAGTACCGCATTCCGTGCGGGCTGGACAGCCGCAAGGAACAGGAACTGATGGACCTCACGGCGAAAGCCTGTGAGGCGCTGGGTATCGCCGGTTGGGGCAGGGCGGACGTGATGCAGGATGCGGACGGCCAGTTCTGGTTCCTTGAAGTCAACACGGCACCGGGCATGACCGACCACAGCCTGGTACCGATGGCGGCCCGTGCTGCCGGCCTGGATTTCCAGCAACTGGTTCTGGCAATCCTGGCGGCGAGCATCGCCGACAACGAAGAGCCGCGAGGGTAA
- the murG gene encoding undecaprenyldiphospho-muramoylpentapeptide beta-N-acetylglucosaminyltransferase — protein MGANVLIMAGGTGGHVFPALACAREFQVRGYTVHWLGTPRGIENELVPMAGIELHRIHATGLRGKGKLSLLKAPLMLLKSIWQARAVIRQLQPVCVVGFGGYVTGPGGVAAKLAGVPVIVHEQNAVAGTANRLLVPLAARVCEAFPDTFTLSDSRRTTGNPVRTELFLDTPRPALAGRKARLLILGGSLGAEPLNKLLPEALSQVAPDLRPEVFHQAGKNHDEVTAERYRAAGVEAQVQPFIKDMAQAYGWADLVVCRAGALTISELAAAGLPSMLVPLPHAIDDHQTRNADYLAREGAAFLMPQRTTGAADLAARLTEVLMQPQRLTDMATAARRLAKPDATRNVVDTCLEVAHG, from the coding sequence ATGGGCGCTAACGTTCTGATCATGGCGGGCGGCACCGGCGGCCACGTGTTCCCGGCGCTGGCCTGTGCCCGTGAATTCCAGGTGCGCGGTTACACCGTGCACTGGCTCGGCACGCCGCGCGGTATTGAAAACGAACTGGTGCCGATGGCCGGCATCGAGCTGCACCGGATCCACGCCACCGGTCTGCGTGGCAAGGGCAAGTTGTCGCTGCTCAAGGCGCCGCTGATGCTGCTCAAGTCGATCTGGCAGGCGCGGGCGGTGATTCGCCAGTTGCAGCCGGTGTGCGTGGTCGGCTTTGGCGGTTATGTGACCGGTCCTGGGGGCGTTGCGGCCAAACTGGCCGGCGTGCCGGTGATCGTTCACGAACAGAACGCGGTGGCCGGTACCGCCAATCGGTTGCTGGTGCCGTTGGCCGCCCGAGTCTGTGAAGCGTTCCCCGACACCTTTACCCTGTCGGACAGCCGACGGACCACCGGTAACCCGGTGCGCACCGAGCTGTTCCTCGACACCCCGCGACCAGCCCTGGCCGGTCGCAAGGCGCGTTTGCTGATCCTGGGCGGAAGCCTGGGCGCAGAACCGTTGAACAAGTTGCTGCCTGAAGCCCTGTCGCAAGTCGCCCCCGACCTGCGTCCGGAAGTGTTTCATCAGGCCGGCAAAAACCACGATGAAGTGACTGCAGAGCGCTATCGCGCGGCTGGCGTCGAGGCGCAAGTGCAGCCCTTCATCAAAGACATGGCCCAGGCCTATGGCTGGGCCGACCTGGTGGTGTGCCGTGCCGGCGCATTGACCATCAGTGAACTGGCCGCCGCCGGTCTGCCCTCGATGCTGGTGCCCTTGCCCCATGCGATCGACGATCACCAGACCCGCAACGCCGATTATTTGGCCCGTGAAGGCGCTGCCTTCCTGATGCCGCAAAGAACGACTGGTGCTGCGGATCTTGCCGCACGCCTGACAGAGGTTTTGATGCAACCACAACGACTCACCGACATGGCGACCGCTGCCCGTCGCCTGGCCAAACCCGACGCTACCCGTAATGTGGTCGATACCTGCCTGGAGGTGGCCCATGGTTGA
- the murC gene encoding UDP-N-acetylmuramate--L-alanine ligase: MVENQKAMPQPEMRRIRRIHFVGIGGVGMCGIAEVLLNLGYEVSGSDLKASPVTERLESFGAQIFIGHRAENAAAADVLVVSSAVNTSNPEVANALERRIPVVPRAEMLAELMRYRHGIAVAGTHGKTTTTSLIASVFAAGGLDPTFVIGGRLNAAGTNAQLGTSRYLIAEADESDASFLHLQPLVAVVTNIDADHMATYDGDFNKLKKTFVEFLHNLPFYGLAVVCLDDPVVREILPQVKRPAVTYGFGEDCDVRAINVRQQGMQTFFTVLRPDREPLDVSVNMPGNHNVLNALATICIATDEGVSDEAIVQGLSGFQGVGRRFQVYGELPVEGGNVMLVDDYGHHPTEVAAVIKAVRGGWPERRLVMVYQPHRYSRTRDLYDDFVQVLADANVLLLMEVYPAGEEPIPGADSRKLCNSIRQRGQLDPIYIERGVDLAPVVKPLLRAGDILLCQGAGDVGGLAPSLLKSPLFTGAVAAPAEGKLK; this comes from the coding sequence ATGGTTGAGAATCAGAAAGCCATGCCACAACCGGAAATGCGCCGCATCCGTCGCATCCACTTCGTCGGGATCGGCGGCGTGGGCATGTGCGGGATCGCCGAAGTGTTGCTGAACCTGGGCTATGAAGTGTCCGGTTCGGACCTTAAGGCATCGCCGGTGACCGAGCGCCTGGAGTCCTTCGGTGCGCAGATCTTCATCGGCCACCGTGCCGAGAACGCCGCGGCGGCCGACGTGCTGGTGGTATCGAGTGCGGTGAACACCTCCAACCCGGAAGTCGCCAACGCCCTGGAGCGTCGCATTCCGGTGGTGCCGCGTGCCGAAATGCTCGCCGAGCTGATGCGCTATCGCCACGGCATCGCCGTTGCCGGTACCCACGGCAAAACCACCACCACCAGCCTGATCGCTTCGGTGTTCGCCGCCGGTGGCCTGGACCCGACGTTCGTCATCGGTGGTCGCCTGAATGCGGCGGGCACCAATGCGCAGTTGGGCACCAGCCGTTACCTGATCGCCGAAGCCGATGAAAGCGACGCCAGCTTCCTGCACCTGCAACCGCTGGTGGCCGTGGTGACCAACATCGACGCCGACCACATGGCGACCTACGACGGTGACTTCAACAAACTGAAGAAAACCTTCGTCGAGTTCCTCCACAACCTGCCGTTCTATGGCCTGGCCGTGGTGTGCCTGGACGATCCGGTCGTGCGTGAAATCCTGCCGCAGGTCAAACGCCCGGCCGTCACCTACGGTTTCGGCGAAGACTGCGACGTGCGTGCGATCAACGTGCGCCAGCAGGGCATGCAGACCTTCTTCACCGTGCTGCGCCCGGACCGTGAACCGCTGGACGTCTCGGTCAACATGCCGGGCAATCACAACGTGTTGAACGCACTGGCGACCATCTGCATCGCCACTGACGAAGGTGTCAGCGACGAGGCCATCGTGCAGGGCCTGTCCGGCTTCCAGGGCGTCGGCCGACGCTTCCAGGTGTACGGCGAACTGCCGGTCGAAGGCGGCAACGTGATGCTGGTCGACGACTACGGCCACCACCCGACCGAAGTCGCTGCGGTGATCAAGGCCGTGCGCGGTGGCTGGCCGGAGCGTCGTCTGGTGATGGTCTATCAGCCGCACCGTTACAGCCGGACCCGCGACCTGTACGACGATTTCGTCCAGGTGCTGGCCGATGCCAACGTGCTGTTGCTGATGGAAGTGTATCCAGCGGGCGAGGAGCCGATTCCGGGCGCCGACAGCCGCAAGCTGTGCAACAGCATCCGCCAGCGCGGCCAACTCGACCCGATCTACATCGAGCGCGGTGTCGACCTCGCGCCGGTGGTCAAGCCGCTGCTGCGTGCCGGCGACATCCTGCTGTGCCAGGGCGCCGGTGATGTGGGCGGTCTCGCCCCGAGCCTGTTGAAGAGTCCGTTGTTCACCGGTGCCGTGGCGGCGCCGGCCGAGGGGAAATTGAAATGA